One Streptococcus sp. S1 DNA window includes the following coding sequences:
- the glmM gene encoding phosphoglucosamine mutase encodes MGKYFGTDGVRGEANVELTPELAFKLGRFGGYVLSQHEEETPLVFVGRDTRISGEMLEHALIAGLLSVGIRVYKLGVIATPGVAYLVRTEKASAGVMISASHNPALDNGIKFFGGDGFKLDDDRELEIEALLDAAEDTLPRPSAQGLGTVMEYPEGLRKYQEFLVSTGVQLEGIHVVLDTANGAASTSARQIFADLGAQLTVIGENPDGLNINDGVGSTHPEHLQEKVKEVGAAIGLAFDGDSDRLIAVDENGEIVDGDKIMYIIGSYLSSKGLLEKNTIVTTVMSNLGFHKALDAKGIQKEITAVGDRYVVEEMRKSGYNLGGEQSGHVVIMDYNTTGDGQLTGVQLTKIMQETGKKLSELAAEVTIYPQKLVNIRVENSMKDKAMEVSAIREIIEKMEAEMAGNGRILVRPSGTEPLLRVMAEAPTNEEVDYYVDTIAAVVQAEIGL; translated from the coding sequence ATGGGTAAATATTTTGGAACGGACGGTGTCCGTGGAGAAGCAAATGTAGAATTAACGCCAGAATTGGCCTTTAAATTAGGTCGTTTCGGTGGCTATGTATTGAGCCAACATGAAGAAGAAACACCCTTGGTATTTGTTGGACGTGATACGCGTATTTCTGGTGAAATGTTAGAGCATGCCTTGATTGCTGGCCTCTTATCTGTTGGAATTCGTGTCTACAAGTTGGGTGTGATTGCAACACCAGGTGTCGCTTATCTAGTTCGTACGGAAAAAGCCAGCGCCGGAGTTATGATTTCTGCTAGCCACAATCCAGCCTTGGACAATGGCATCAAATTCTTTGGTGGTGATGGCTTCAAATTGGATGATGATCGTGAACTTGAAATTGAGGCCTTGCTTGATGCCGCTGAAGATACCCTTCCACGTCCAAGTGCGCAAGGTTTAGGAACGGTTATGGAATATCCAGAAGGCTTGCGTAAGTATCAAGAATTCCTTGTATCGACAGGGGTCCAACTCGAGGGTATACACGTAGTCTTAGATACAGCAAATGGTGCAGCCTCAACAAGTGCCCGTCAAATCTTTGCAGATTTGGGAGCTCAATTGACCGTCATCGGTGAAAACCCAGATGGTTTGAACATCAATGATGGGGTTGGCTCTACTCACCCAGAACATTTGCAAGAGAAAGTAAAAGAAGTTGGCGCAGCGATTGGTCTTGCCTTTGATGGAGACAGCGATCGCTTAATTGCAGTGGATGAAAATGGAGAGATCGTAGACGGCGATAAGATCATGTACATCATCGGTTCTTACCTTTCAAGCAAGGGCTTGCTCGAGAAAAATACGATCGTCACGACCGTCATGTCCAATCTCGGATTCCATAAGGCATTGGATGCGAAAGGAATTCAAAAAGAAATTACAGCTGTTGGAGACCGCTATGTCGTCGAAGAAATGCGCAAGTCTGGTTACAACCTTGGTGGTGAGCAATCTGGTCACGTAGTCATCATGGATTACAACACAACTGGTGATGGCCAATTAACAGGTGTACAATTGACAAAAATCATGCAAGAAACCGGCAAGAAATTATCTGAATTGGCTGCAGAAGTGACCATTTATCCGCAAAAACTGGTCAATATCCGGGTTGAAAATAGCATGAAAGACAAGGCGATGGAAGTGTCTGCTATTCGTGAAATCATTGAAAAAATGGAAGCAGAAATGGCAGGAAATGGACGTATTTTGGTACGTCCAAGTGGAACTGAACCCCTCCTTCGAGTGATGGCAGAAGCACCAACCAATGAAGAAGTGGACTACTATGTGGATACCATTGCTGCAGTTGTCCAAGCAGAAATTGGACTCTAA
- a CDS encoding XRE/MutR family transcriptional regulator yields the protein MDDLGKVFREFRISKNYSLKEAAGEACSTSQLSRFELGESDLAASRFFDILDNIHVTIENFMDKARNFQHHEHVALMAQIIPLYYSNDIAGFQKLQREQLEKAKHSTNPLYFELNWILLQGLICQRDASFTMKQRDLDKVADYLFQTEEWTMYELILFGNLYSFYEVDYVTRLGREVMEREDFYKEIGRHRKLVLILALNCYQHCLEHRSFENASYFESYVEKIIGKSIKLYERNVFHYLKGFALYQKGQTEEGRQQMQEAMHIFDVLGLPEQVAYYQEHFDKFVKNECSK from the coding sequence ATGGACGATCTTGGAAAAGTTTTTCGTGAATTTCGGATCAGTAAAAATTATTCGTTAAAAGAAGCTGCTGGAGAGGCCTGCTCGACCTCCCAGTTATCCCGTTTTGAATTGGGGGAGTCGGATCTGGCTGCGTCGCGCTTCTTTGACATTTTGGACAATATCCATGTGACGATTGAGAATTTTATGGATAAGGCCAGAAATTTTCAACACCATGAGCATGTTGCTTTGATGGCCCAGATTATTCCACTTTACTATTCAAATGATATTGCGGGTTTTCAAAAGCTTCAAAGAGAACAACTTGAAAAAGCCAAACATTCCACCAATCCCCTCTATTTTGAATTGAACTGGATTCTGCTACAAGGCCTGATTTGCCAGAGAGATGCCAGCTTCACGATGAAGCAGCGTGATCTGGATAAGGTGGCGGATTACCTCTTTCAAACGGAAGAGTGGACCATGTATGAATTGATCCTCTTTGGCAATCTCTACAGCTTTTATGAGGTAGACTATGTCACACGGCTTGGGAGAGAAGTGATGGAGCGAGAAGATTTTTACAAAGAAATTGGTCGCCATCGAAAACTGGTCTTGATTCTAGCTCTGAATTGCTACCAGCATTGTTTAGAACACCGTTCTTTTGAAAACGCCAGCTATTTTGAATCCTATGTAGAAAAGATTATCGGCAAGAGCATCAAGCTCTACGAACGCAATGTCTTTCATTATCTCAAGGGATTTGCCCTGTATCAAAAGGGGCAAACAGAAGAAGGGCGGCAGCAAATGCAGGAAGCCATGCATATCTTTGATGTGCTGGGACTGCCAGAGCAGGTGGCCTATTATCAAGAACACTTTGATAAATTTGTAAAAAATGAATGTTCTAAATAG
- a CDS encoding MFS transporter: MNRHAVQLISRGAINKIGNMLYDYGNSVWLASMGTIGKTVLGIYQISELVTGILVNPFGGVISDRFSRRKILMTTDLVCGLLCLAISFITNDSLMIAALIFANIVQAIAFGFSRPANKAIITEVVEKEEIVTYNAHLELVLQVVSVCSPVFSFLVLQFASLHATLLLDALTFFIAFVLVAFLPKEEAKVQERKQFTGKDIFSDIKDGLDYIWHQKEIFFLLLVASSVNFFFAAFEFLLPFSNRLYGVKGAYATILTLGAIGSILGALVANKMKSSMRILLFLLLMAGIGVFIMGLPLPPYLSFSGNLVCEFFVTIFDIHVFSQVQTKVEDDYLGRVLSTIYTLAVLFMPIAKGLMTWLPSVRMESFFLIGAGIILFSAIASVYAKRMDRKLTL; the protein is encoded by the coding sequence ATGAACCGACATGCGGTCCAATTAATTAGTCGTGGAGCTATTAACAAAATTGGAAATATGCTCTATGATTATGGGAATAGTGTCTGGCTGGCCTCGATGGGTACTATAGGAAAGACGGTATTAGGGATCTATCAGATTTCTGAGTTAGTGACAGGGATTCTCGTGAATCCTTTTGGAGGAGTGATTTCAGACCGTTTTTCTCGTCGCAAGATTTTGATGACGACCGACTTGGTTTGTGGACTCCTTTGTTTGGCGATTTCTTTTATCACAAATGATAGCTTGATGATTGCGGCTCTTATTTTTGCCAATATTGTTCAGGCCATTGCCTTTGGTTTTTCTCGACCTGCCAATAAAGCCATTATTACCGAGGTAGTAGAGAAAGAAGAGATTGTGACCTATAACGCTCACTTGGAGTTAGTCCTACAGGTTGTTAGTGTCTGTTCACCTGTTTTTTCTTTCCTAGTTCTACAATTTGCCAGTCTTCATGCGACCCTCTTATTAGATGCACTGACCTTTTTCATTGCTTTCGTCCTAGTGGCTTTCCTTCCGAAAGAAGAAGCTAAGGTTCAAGAGAGGAAACAGTTTACCGGGAAAGATATTTTTTCTGATATCAAGGATGGGTTAGACTATATCTGGCATCAGAAAGAGATTTTCTTTCTCTTATTAGTGGCTTCTAGCGTCAATTTCTTTTTTGCAGCTTTTGAGTTTTTACTTCCCTTCTCGAATCGTCTATACGGGGTTAAAGGAGCTTATGCGACTATTCTAACGCTGGGAGCTATTGGATCTATTCTAGGAGCACTTGTTGCCAATAAAATGAAATCAAGTATGAGAATTCTCCTGTTTTTACTGCTTATGGCAGGGATAGGAGTGTTCATAATGGGCTTGCCCCTTCCACCTTATCTTTCCTTTTCAGGAAATCTGGTCTGTGAATTTTTTGTGACCATTTTCGACATCCACGTTTTTTCCCAAGTACAAACCAAGGTGGAAGATGATTATCTAGGTAGAGTATTGAGCACAATTTATACCTTGGCTGTTCTCTTTATGCCCATCGCCAAAGGGTTGATGACTTGGTTGCCAAGCGTCCGTATGGAATCATTTTTCTTGATTGGAGCTGGGATTATTCTCTTTTCAGCGATTGCATCAGTTTATGCTAAAAGAATGGATAGGAAGTTGACGCTTTAG
- the murT gene encoding lipid II isoglutaminyl synthase subunit MurT has translation MKINTTLGLLAGKLSGSILEKMGRGSTLPGKVALKFDKDILSQLAKNYEIVVITGTNGKTLTTALTVGILQEAFGPILTNPSGANMISGITTTFLRAKHSKSNRPIAVLEIDEASLSRICDYIQPSLFVVTNIFRDQMDRYGEIYTTYQMILDAIHKVPTATVLLNGDSPLFNSQTLSNPIQYYGFDTDKSEPQLAHYNTEGILCPHCHNILKYKLNTYANLGDYICEHCGFHRPPLTYAVSDLLSLTHRSSNFRIQGQDYHINIGGLYNIYNALAAVSVAGFFGVRPEVIKQGFDRSRAVFGRQETFKIGDKECTLVLIKNPVGATQAIEMIKLAPYPFSLSVLLNANYADGIDTSWIWDADFEQITQMDIPEINAGGVRHSEIARRLRVTGYPAEQITEMADLKEVFQRIQQQETPHAYILATYTAMLEFRELLAQEHLIEKEMH, from the coding sequence ATGAAGATAAATACAACCTTGGGCCTTCTGGCAGGAAAGCTTTCCGGCTCTATTCTAGAAAAAATGGGGCGGGGATCAACCCTACCAGGTAAAGTAGCCCTCAAATTTGATAAAGATATTCTCAGTCAACTGGCAAAAAACTATGAGATTGTTGTGATTACAGGGACAAATGGGAAAACCCTGACCACTGCGCTAACCGTAGGTATTCTCCAAGAAGCTTTCGGACCGATTTTAACCAATCCAAGCGGGGCCAATATGATCTCTGGGATTACAACGACCTTCTTACGAGCTAAGCATTCGAAATCAAATCGACCGATTGCGGTACTTGAGATTGACGAGGCCAGCCTCTCTCGGATTTGTGATTATATCCAGCCAAGCCTTTTTGTGGTCACCAATATTTTCCGGGATCAGATGGACCGTTATGGAGAGATCTATACGACCTACCAAATGATTTTGGATGCCATTCACAAGGTCCCAACTGCGACGGTTCTGCTAAATGGAGATAGTCCGCTCTTTAATAGTCAAACCTTGTCCAATCCGATCCAATATTATGGATTTGATACAGACAAATCAGAGCCACAGCTAGCCCATTACAATACGGAAGGAATCCTCTGTCCACATTGCCACAACATCCTCAAGTACAAGCTCAATACCTATGCTAACCTGGGAGATTATATTTGTGAGCACTGTGGGTTCCACCGGCCCCCTCTGACCTATGCCGTATCGGACCTCCTTTCTTTAACTCATCGATCTTCCAACTTCCGGATCCAAGGGCAAGATTACCACATCAATATCGGTGGTCTTTACAACATCTACAATGCCTTAGCAGCTGTCTCTGTTGCTGGATTCTTTGGAGTACGGCCCGAAGTCATCAAACAAGGATTTGATCGCAGTCGCGCTGTCTTTGGTCGCCAGGAAACCTTTAAGATTGGGGATAAGGAATGTACCTTGGTCCTGATTAAAAATCCGGTTGGAGCTACTCAGGCTATTGAAATGATTAAACTAGCGCCGTATCCCTTTAGCTTGTCGGTTCTCCTCAACGCCAATTATGCAGACGGAATCGATACGAGCTGGATTTGGGATGCTGACTTTGAGCAAATCACCCAGATGGACATCCCAGAGATCAACGCTGGCGGAGTGCGCCACTCTGAGATTGCTCGACGACTTCGGGTCACTGGCTATCCTGCTGAACAGATCACAGAAATGGCTGATTTGAAGGAGGTCTTCCAACGCATCCAGCAACAGGAAACCCCTCACGCTTACATTTTAGCTACCTATACAGCCATGCTAGAATTCCGTGAACTCTTGGCCCAAGAACACCTGATTGAAAAGGAGATGCACTAA
- a CDS encoding LapA family protein gives MNKNNLHYIALLLLILLIAGISLANMQTVTVNFLLVQFKLPLIILILLCVLLGAFVMTLVNFSKGFSLKKELKSTQKQLEEEKKEVKAEEKDNN, from the coding sequence ATGAACAAAAATAATCTACACTACATTGCTTTATTACTTTTAATTTTATTGATTGCTGGTATTTCCCTTGCAAACATGCAAACGGTCACCGTGAATTTCCTCTTGGTTCAATTTAAATTGCCCTTGATCATTCTGATCTTGCTCTGTGTCCTCTTGGGTGCATTTGTCATGACCTTGGTTAATTTTTCAAAGGGCTTCTCCCTAAAAAAAGAGCTCAAGAGCACTCAAAAGCAACTGGAAGAAGAAAAGAAAGAAGTTAAAGCAGAAGAAAAAGATAACAACTAA
- a CDS encoding CdaR family protein: MRSKKEFLYVFSSVLLSFILFINASSFNFQNNSSARQVSSETYTNTLTNIPIDAKYNDKTYFVSGLTSEVTVFLKGSNRVALASEMQPGTRKFRVVADLRKAKEGTVEVPLIVEDLPAGLTATVEPQKVSVKIGKKAKKSFAVRATIPDNQIVDGITVTDVSLETTKVEVTSDQETLSRIDHVEAVFPSSEIISGNYSGTLSLNPVDAQGEGLPGLVNPSETRIQITTKSSSSTSSSSSSSSTSSSSSN; encoded by the coding sequence ATGAGATCTAAAAAAGAATTTCTTTATGTTTTCTCTTCCGTCTTATTGTCCTTTATCTTGTTTATCAATGCGTCTTCCTTTAATTTTCAAAATAATAGTAGCGCAAGACAAGTGAGTTCAGAGACCTACACCAATACCTTGACCAATATTCCAATTGATGCCAAGTACAATGACAAGACATACTTTGTCAGTGGGTTAACATCAGAGGTAACGGTCTTTCTAAAGGGTTCAAACCGGGTCGCTCTAGCAAGCGAAATGCAACCGGGAACGCGAAAATTTCGCGTGGTAGCGGATCTTCGTAAGGCCAAGGAAGGTACCGTCGAAGTACCGTTGATTGTAGAAGATCTTCCGGCTGGTTTGACCGCAACCGTAGAGCCTCAGAAAGTGTCTGTAAAGATCGGGAAGAAAGCGAAAAAATCGTTTGCTGTCAGAGCCACGATCCCGGACAATCAAATCGTGGATGGAATTACGGTAACGGATGTTTCTCTCGAAACAACAAAGGTAGAAGTAACGAGTGATCAAGAAACATTGAGTCGCATTGATCATGTCGAAGCTGTCTTCCCATCCAGTGAGATCATCAGTGGAAATTATAGTGGAACTCTTTCATTAAATCCGGTAGATGCTCAAGGAGAGGGTCTACCAGGTCTGGTAAATCCGAGTGAAACACGGATTCAAATAACCACAAAGAGTAGTTCGTCTACGTCAAGCTCAAGCAGTTCGTCGTCGACCTCCTCCAGTTCAAGTAATTAG
- the cdaA gene encoding diadenylate cyclase CdaA gives MNIQQFTNPQFWTSLFPNWWSVVINIIDIALVAWLLYFLIKAIVGTKIMILVRGVIIFFLVQFLANFLGLTTISWLINQVITYGVIALVVIFSPEIRIGLERLGRAIEFFTTSEVSQEEKMVQAYVKAVAYMSPRKIGALVAIQGARTLQEYISTGIPLDAEISGELLINIFIPNTPLHDGAVIVRNDKIAVSCAYLPLTENTGISKEFGTRHRAAIGLSEVSDAFTFVVSEETGGISVTYNGTFLHDLTLKEFEAELRAFLVPEENKTTSWKERLFGRVTK, from the coding sequence ATGAATATTCAACAGTTTACAAATCCACAATTTTGGACCAGTTTGTTCCCAAATTGGTGGAGTGTTGTTATCAATATCATCGATATTGCCCTGGTGGCTTGGTTGTTGTATTTTTTGATCAAGGCCATCGTCGGGACCAAGATCATGATTTTGGTTCGTGGAGTTATTATCTTTTTCTTGGTGCAGTTTTTAGCCAATTTCTTAGGTCTCACGACTATTTCATGGCTGATCAATCAAGTGATTACCTATGGGGTTATCGCCCTGGTTGTGATTTTCTCCCCTGAGATTCGGATTGGTTTAGAACGTCTGGGTCGAGCGATAGAATTCTTTACGACGAGTGAAGTCAGTCAGGAAGAGAAGATGGTGCAGGCCTATGTCAAGGCAGTAGCTTATATGAGCCCACGTAAGATTGGTGCCTTGGTAGCCATTCAAGGAGCCAGAACCCTTCAGGAATATATTTCCACAGGGATTCCTCTAGATGCAGAAATTTCAGGAGAATTGCTGATTAATATCTTCATTCCTAATACTCCTTTACACGATGGTGCCGTCATTGTCCGCAATGATAAAATAGCTGTTTCTTGTGCCTACCTGCCCTTGACCGAAAACACTGGAATTTCAAAAGAGTTTGGAACACGTCACCGCGCAGCCATTGGTTTATCTGAAGTTTCGGATGCCTTTACCTTTGTGGTATCAGAAGAAACGGGTGGGATCTCTGTGACTTATAATGGAACCTTCCTTCACGATTTAACCTTAAAAGAGTTTGAGGCAGAATTGAGAGCCTTCTTGGTTCCTGAAGAGAATAAAACGACTAGTTGGAAAGAGCGTCTATTTGGGAGGGTCACAAAATGA
- the gatD gene encoding lipid II isoglutaminyl synthase subunit GatD, with translation MTYTSLESSDQAQYPYSLRIAHLYGNLMNTYGDNGNILMLKYVSEKLGAHVTVDIVSLKDRFAPDAYDIAFFGGGQDYEQTIVSEDLPDKKEDLERFIQDDGVVLAICGGFQLLGQYYIEASGKRIEGLGIMGHYTLNQVNNRYIGDIKIHNEEFNETYYGFENHQGRTFLAEDEKPLGKVVYGNGNNKEYGGEGVHYKNVFGSYFHGPILSRNANLAYRLVSTALKNKYGKDLSLPAYEDILSLEQPEEYADVKSKAPTEQ, from the coding sequence ATGACTTATACTTCCCTAGAATCTTCTGATCAGGCACAGTATCCCTACAGCCTGCGCATTGCCCATCTCTATGGCAACTTAATGAATACCTACGGGGACAACGGGAACATCCTCATGCTCAAGTACGTTTCGGAAAAACTTGGAGCCCATGTCACAGTGGATATCGTCTCTCTCAAAGACCGGTTCGCCCCTGATGCCTATGATATCGCCTTTTTCGGCGGAGGACAAGACTACGAACAGACTATTGTATCTGAGGACCTACCAGATAAAAAAGAAGATCTCGAACGCTTTATTCAGGATGATGGCGTGGTACTTGCTATCTGTGGTGGCTTTCAGCTTCTAGGCCAATACTACATTGAAGCTTCTGGCAAACGCATTGAAGGACTCGGCATTATGGGCCACTATACGCTCAACCAAGTCAACAACCGCTATATCGGCGATATCAAAATCCATAACGAAGAATTTAACGAAACCTATTATGGTTTTGAGAACCACCAAGGTCGGACTTTCTTGGCTGAGGATGAAAAACCGCTGGGCAAGGTCGTCTACGGAAATGGGAACAACAAAGAATATGGGGGCGAAGGGGTTCATTACAAGAACGTCTTTGGGAGCTACTTCCACGGTCCTATCTTATCCCGAAATGCCAATTTGGCCTATCGCCTAGTGAGCACTGCTTTAAAAAATAAATATGGTAAGGACCTTTCCCTACCGGCTTATGAGGATATTCTAAGCCTAGAGCAGCCAGAGGAATACGCTGATGTGAAGAGCAAGGCGCCTACTGAACAATAA